A region of Coccinella septempunctata chromosome 5, icCocSept1.1, whole genome shotgun sequence DNA encodes the following proteins:
- the LOC123313654 gene encoding ADP-ribosylation factor-binding protein GGA3, producing the protein MDLVTRTSLEALLLKATSSSNQNIDTAAVEAFCTLINKERDGAYIGSIVIANRLHCGVEKEVMQTLNVLDNCMSRCGTHFQSEIGKFRFLNEMIKLVSPKYLGCQTPIVVKQKVLQLLYVWTIDFPKETKIKEAYDMLRKQGVIKEIPNPNIAMGAENIPKKRVNSIFNDSEKSKLLQKLLQSKDPEDIQAANWLIKSMVKEDEKRVELKSRRAVELEAAQNNIRLLNEMLDSYIAETTSEDEMDLIKELYQSCERLQPNLAKLATETSQNDDILGDILQVNDELTQVFSKYKLIIIGGKSLGNVSSEKTADNDLSLLNFDLISNEKNCSTETCTTNSIETAKSNIDVLSDLFDTPNIPDANVLKPIQLTTERKGVSENKYKALDDLDILKEHLRKENLSSESWDSLNNSKSQDKTPMNLLLKKKDSKHHSPDLPVKETCSLNFDLSLLMNPQSMHKNKAPEEAKEKLPPANNSERCLVDVAVDQKLQIKEPASLEDTNLEKSTGMISNNLDKLKIDIKLKDIHIELKDIKPSSVAPVIVLEKNQVLVTLHHAKDRPKDDVKVFVVTTVNKNDQPLSNYLLQAVVPKNCKLKLQTPSGTDLPSLNPFLPPSAITQIMLIANPEGKELNVKFVLSYSMDDETITEMGEITNLWVD; encoded by the exons ATGGATCTTGTAACAAGAACAAGTCTTGAAGCTCTTCTTT TGAAGGCTACCAGTTCTTCAAATCAAAATATAGATACAGCTGCAGTAGAAGCTTTTTGCACCCTAATCAACAAGGAAAGAGATGGAGCTTACATTGGTTCCATAGTTATAGCTAATAGATTGCACTGTGGTGTAGAAAAGGAAGTAATGCAGACTCTAAATGTTCTTGACAACTGCATGAGTAGATGTGGCACTCATTTTCAGTCAGAAATAGGAAAATTTAGATTCctgaatgaaatgataaaattagtTTCACCAAAATACCTTGGTTGTCAAACTCCAATTGTTGTGAAACAAAAAGTATTGCAGTTACTTTATGTATGGACAATTGACTTCCCtaaagaaacaaaaattaaggAAGCCTATGATATGTTGAGGAAGCAGGGTGTTATTAAGGAAATTCCTAATCCGAACATAGCTATGGGAGCTGAAAACATACCTAAGAAAAGAGTTAATTCTATTTTCAATGATTCAGAAAAATCAAAGTTGTTGCAAAAGCTTCTACAGAGTAAAGACCCCGAGGATATACAAGCTGCTAATTGGCTCATAAAAAGTATGGTGAAAGAG GATGAAAAGAGAGTAGAGCTAAAAAGTCGTAGGGCAGTGGAGTTAGAAGCTGCACAAAATAATATCAGACTCTTAAATGAAATGCTTGATTCCTATATAGCTGAGACAACTTCCGAAGATGAGATGGATCTCATCAAAGAACTTTATCAGAGTTGTGAAAGGTTGCAACCCAATCTCGCAAAGTTAGCAACTGAAACTTCTCAAAACGATGATATTCTAG gtgatatCTTACAAGTGAATGATGAATTAACCCAGGTATTTTCTAAgtataaattaataataattgggGGAAAGTCTTTaggtaatgtttcatctgagaAAACTGCGGATAATGATTTGTCCTTATTGAACTTTGATTTAATctccaatgaaaaaaattgttctacTGAAACTTGCACAACTAATTCTATAGAGACAGCCAAATCTAACATAGATGTTTTATCTGACTTATTTGATACTCCCAACATTCCGGATGCAAATGTACTTAAACCTATACAACTTACAACAG AAAGAAAAGGAGTTAGTGAGAATAAATATAAAGCTCTAGATGACTTGGACATTTTGAAAGAGCATTtgagaaaagaaaatttatcatCTGAAAGTTGGGATAGTCTGAATAACAG TAAATCTCAGGATAAAACACCTATGAATCTTCTCCTGAAAAAGAAGGATTCCAAGCATCATTCTCCAGATTTACCAGTGAAAGAAACATGTTCCCTTAATTTTGATCTAAGTCTCCTCATGAATCCTCAGAGTATGCATAAAAATAAAGCACCAGAAGAAGCAAAAGAAAAGTTACCACCTGCTAATAATTCTGAAAGATGTCTTGTGGATGTAGCTGTTGATCAGAAGTTACAAATTAAGGAGCCAGCCTCGCTGGAAGACACCAATTTGGAAAAGAGCACTGGGATGATTAGCAACAATCTGGATAAACTGAAAATAGATATTAAGCTTAAAGATATTCATATTGAATTGAAAGATATAAAGCCGAGTTCTGTTGCTCCAGTAATTGTTCTGGAGAAGAATCAAGTACTTGTAACTTTACATCATGCTAAGGATCGGCCAAAAGATGATGTGAAAGTCTTTGTTGTGACCACGGTTAATAAAAACGACCAGCCACTCAGTAATTATCTGCTACAAGCTGTTGTTCCCAAG AACTGTAAATTGAAATTACAAACTCCTTCAGGGACTGATCTTCCATCTTTGAATCCTTTTTTACCTCCTTCAGCTATCACACAAATAATGCTGATTGCCAATCCTGAGGGCAAGGAATTAAATGTTAAATTTGTATTGAGTTACTCAATGGATGATGAAACTATAACTGAAATGGGGGAAATCACAAACTTATGGGTTGATTAA
- the LOC123314087 gene encoding uncharacterized protein LOC123314087 gives MQKGLRIIEQWCLSVGLNVNPTKTTVVPFTRKRNLPAMKTLTLNGNILEWGSEVKYLGITLDSKLLWNKHVDNATGKATRALMACRRLCGRNWGCNPKILRWMYVMIVRPIITYGAVAWFAKAGAMRTLEIITDLTPLHLVIDRVAHEAILRLSKEGTGNERIKSQRVWSSLNDYISSANLPSDLMIKKVSIEKNFSTMLSKRRDWEREYTAYNLKENTLKWYTDGSKTATGAGAGIYGIKDKDGSKNL, from the exons ATGCAGAAGGGCCTTAGAATTATTGAGCAGTGGTGCTTGTCTGTGGGGCTGAACGTTAACCCAACCAAGACCACAGTAGTTCCGTTCACGCGGAAGAGGAACCTTCCAGCCATGAAGACGTTAACATTAAACGGTAATATCTTGGAGTGGGGGTCTGAAGTCAAATACCTAGGAATAACCCTGGACAGCAAACTTCTGTGGAATAAGCATGTTGATAATGCTACTGGCAAAGCTACAAGGGCTCTGATGGCGTGCAGACGTCTATGCGGCAGGAATTGGGGTTGTAACCCAAAAATACTGCGATGGATGTACGTCATGATTGTAAGACCTATAATCACATATGGGGCAGTAGCCTGGTTTGCTAAGGCAG GAGCCATGAGGACGCTTGAGATCATCACAGACCTCACACCTCTACATCTAGTGATTGATAGGGTAGCTCATGAGGCCATCCTCAGATTATCTAAGGAAGGAACAGGTAACGAGAGAATCAAGAGTCAGAGAGTTTGGTCCTCCCTGAACGACTACATCTCATCTGCAAACCTTCCTAGTGACTTAATGATCAAgaaagtaagcattgagaaaaatttcagtacAATGCTAAGTAAAAGAAGAGATTGGGAACGGGAGTACACCGCCTACAATCTTAAAGAAAATACATtaaaatggtatacagatggttctAAAACCGCTACAGGAGCTGGCGCTGGGATTTATGGG ATCAAAGATAAGGATGGTAGTAAAAACCTCTAA